TGCCACAGCAGTCCTGCACACCACGGTGACACCCCCCCCCTTGCCGACATCCACGTCAGCACTCCGTGTTTGAACTAGCAAGGTCCAGAAGCGTGGCAGTAGTCAGCAAGATGGATGGGATAAGGAGGGGGAAGCACAGAAGAGAGTGAGCCAAAGGCATCCCCCTTTAGTACCCCCAAAGGACTAGCCTGTGAGGAAGAGCCTCACAAGGCGAGAAGATAAATATCAGACATGACCCCTGAGGCACAGTGGCCCTTAATCTCTGGGCTTCAAGTTTCCCATGGCTGTTCTGTCTGGAGGATGTTAAATTCTAGGGATTATTATTAGACCAACCTGCTGAAGAACCCATGGCCCTTGTGGTGGGGTGGGAACTTCCAAAGCAAGAACAACACATATGAATAATGGGGAGGGGAGTGAAAGCTGCCATTTTTCTCACAATCAGTCTAAAATATCCACGTGAGGGCTGGCAGGAGCTCAAAACTCACTGGAAACCACAGATGTTGCTCACTGAAACAAGCAGAAAGGCTGTGCACAACTTTATAGGGATGAAAAATATTGTTAATCAATCACAACCAGGAGTTTAGGAACTCAATGCCTCTTTCTCTGCACTGAGCTACACAGGAAACCTGGACCAGTATGTCtggaagaagcaggaggaggggaggcagTGCTCAGTCAGCATCCCAGGGTTGGGGAAGTCAGAAGCTACCAGCAAAGCTGTAACATCAGCTCTCTGGGCTGATCTCCCCATCGCCATTTCTGGGATACCCCCTAAAATTACAAGAAGATTTTGTTCCTAATGCAGCCTGGAGTCCAGTTTATGTTTCATCTTCCCTATATCCCTCTTTCCAAACCTTCTTGCTGTAGCTCTGGCTCTTTAAGCTTTATTAAACAAACCTTTGCTCTGTAGTGCAAGGAGACACAGAGAGCCAGAGCACACTGATAACCCAGTGGCGCATTGCTCTCATGAGGCAGCTGCTTGTGCTCAAGGGGTGTGCAGCCAGGAGAAGGACATGTGATTTGGTAGCTCTGGGGCTGGGGCGTTTGCTGTCTGCCTTCAGAGGATCAGTGAGGGGTTGTTCCGCTCACTGCCGGCTTTGGGGATGGAGTCTCTCCCGTTCCCTTTACAAGGCCACCAGCATGCCTCTGGCAGTGAGCAGGTTCCCACTGAGGGTCAAAACACAACCATCTAGCTCTTAGGAGCCTGGCTTTTACCTCTATGGTGAccatctccatctccacaggTGCACAGAATTGCCCCTTATCTCCACAGCAGCCTCCACAGCGTTGCACAGCGACACAGGCGGGTTTGTAGATGTAGCTGACCTCATCGGGGTACTCAGAGTAAACATCCACAGTCATCAGGAAGGGCTGACAGAAGCTACTTCTGTAAACCTCCAAAAAAGGCACATCTGGAAGAAATGCAGAGGGGGGACAAGCTGACActggccagccctgctctgcccctcaTGGACATCAGGCCCAGACCAGAAGGCTTCCAGCCACCTCCCCAGCTGGCACACTGGTGTCCAGCTGCTCCACCAActccttcctgtcccatctcaaCAGTCATGTCCCAGTTAAGACAGTGAGTGAGTAGCTGGGCTATTTTTCATCCACAGGTATGGATAAACCTGGCCCTGGGGAGGAGGTTCCTTCTTCCACCAAGTAGTTCAAAGCTTGTGTGGGTTCTGGAGCCCCCAGAGATGGAGAAGCTACTTCCAGGTGCAACCCCATATCCCACCTGTGCTGGCAGACAAGACTGTGGGGTATCTTCATCCTGGGCTCCCACAGTACCAGGACCTAGGTCACCAGCACAGGCAGATAAAGCAGCTACAGACTCACCTTGCTCTCTTGAGCCAGCATCGTCACAAGGCTCATCCTCCtgctgggaatggaaatgcagagcAGTGAGTGCCCAGGCTGGCAGTGGGGGTGGAGGGCAGGGTTGCTGCAGGGAGATCCCTGGGATGGAGCTCATCTCCCCACCCCATCCTGACCCCCCACATCACTGTTCGTGACTACTAGGAGAGCACAATGTCCTGTTGGACATCCCTGTCACCCTGGAATGAGGAGGGCTCCCGGGTCATGGCTCTCTGAATTGCTCTGCCCCTACTCTCCAGGCATGCTCTAGGGTGTCCCTTTGCTGACAGAGGGCATTCCTCTTCAGCCTGTCCCTGACAGCACTCTTCCCAGCCGCCCTGATTTGGCACCAGACTATCCAGGCCCCTTTCCATTCAGGCTGAATCCCTCCGCAGAGCTGGAAGATGCCACATTTCACGTTTCCGTTTGCCTCCAACACAGGATAAAACTAGCTGGTGTTTATTCTAGCCTGACATCAGTCTCTACTCTTGAACACAAGGCTGGGAAAAAGGTTACAGGGAGAAAATCAGGTATTAGACCCAGTTCTCAAAGAATTTTGCCTAGGCACCTTTACAGCCCCTCTCTACAACTCTTCCAGCatgttccttttccttctcagctCTGAAGGAGAAAGTCTCCCAGCCCCAAGTCCCAGCCAGATCTCCCCGCAGGCAGGACATAGGTGTTTGAAATCCTTGCCTGGCTGTGCAGTGTTTCATAGCTCAGCTGGATTTGCTGTACACACTGCTCACAGCTCGGAGCCTTTTTACTCACTAAGGGCTTTGGGCAGGGCCTCCCTGATGGCCCTGAGCATACCCTCGCTGGAGGCGATAGGCTGTAACCCCACTGTGCTCTCCTGGCATCTCCCTCCTGCCGGCCAAGAACCCTGGGGTCCTGCTGTGCCTGCGGGGCTCCGCTTGGGGGATGCCCTGGCCGgaggagcagctgcaggcagcacggGGCCCCACATCCCCAGAGCCAACAGCTCAACTCCTCTTGGTGGAAGTTACTTGTGTGTCCAGAAATGGGCTGgctctgctgtggggctgggagaggTCCCAATAACCCAAGTGCCCAAGCGATGGGCTGTGTTTCAAGCCCAGCCACAGAGTTTCCTCAGTGATGCCctccctggagctgccccagctggaCACACTACAGACTGGGGGGCAGGTCTCAGGGATCCCCCCCAGGACTCTCCCCTCCATGCAGGGACACGGGGTGAGGCAGGGAAAGGAGTTGCTCCTTACCTGGCTGCATGATGCCTGCACGAGCACCAGGGCCACAAGGAGCATCAGGAAGGTGCTAAGGCTCATTGGGTTCCCCTTGCTGTTGAGGCCTCAGTAAAAGTCTCCTGAGCATGGTCCCAGAGCCAGAGGGAGCTGTGTCACCTGGAGATGCAAACCCCAAACCTCCTGGTGCTGGTGGTGCCTCCGCTGCTCTTGCGCTGCCCCATCTGCTCCTCTTATTGGCTGCAGCGGGAGAGCTGCACGCACTGGCCCAGTCCCTCCCAGACAGCCAGGTCCCTGACACCTGCCCAGACACCCACATCCCTACTGCCTGCGCACCATCCCCAGCACATTCTGCACCCTACCCTGCATGGCAGGGCCTGCCGTGGCCACCTGGCTGGGGCAGCCTCAGGCTCTGTGTTCCCCTTGCTGCGGGGTCCGTGCCGGCTTGCAGCACCGCCACCTCCTTTGCTGAGGGCATTTCCAGGGGGGTTGAGTGGGGTGACCCCGCAGGAGCCTGCGTGCCCATATCCACTGGAGCACCTGGGTGCATGGCCTGTGCCCACATGCACCTGGGCACTGCAAGACCCCACTGAGGAGCAGACAGTCTTTGCTGGACGCGCTGTTCCCCAGTGAAAGCAGTCATGTGTCCCCAGTGGTCCCCTGCGGCCCAGATGCGTGGGTGATTTGGCAGCAGCGACACAGCTCGTTGTCTTCAACCTGGCTCAGGTGGGGGGACAGACAGACAAGGAACGCTCTGTCCCCTACCACCCGGCGcagaggagggatggagggacacAGAGCAGTGCTCGGAGGCAGCAGACAGGGATCTGGCCATGTGCAGCCTCACAGGCACTGGGGCACAGGCTGGGGGGTGCACAGCCCTGGGGCATCACCAGAGGAAGCCCTGGGCATAGATGGGGCTTCATGAGGGAACAGGCGCAGCAGCTCACAGCACTGAAAAAGGGGATTTCAGACACTGACAGAGCAGGATTTGTCTAAATCAGCGCAAAGCGAAGCCCTGAAAAGAGCAGCCTGCCCAAAGAGTGCAAAGGAACAGTCCCTCAGGCTGTTGGGTACTGCTCACGTACCTAAGCCAGGAGACCTCAGCCCACCAACTCGCCCTGCAGAGAGGCGCAGGCAGATCACAAGGGACATGGGGTAGGGTGTGACCATCCTCCAAGTCCCATGCCTGCTCCATGCCGTTCCTGCGTGGGGGCTAGCACAGCACCAGGGCCACCCCCAGGGTTGCAGGGGCAGCACGGTGAGCCCCACGTGTGACAACTGCTGCAAGAGCAGCTCCGAGGGAGCTGGCGGTGGCCCCGAGCTGCATCAGGCACCCAGAGACAGGACCCATCCCTCTGGCACTggcttttcctccacatctctctcctctcttcctcttcaTCACAGGCCCACGATCCCACCGCCCATGGCCTGCTCCACAGCccctgtgctgccctgcagctCCAGACACTGTGGAACAAGCAGAGAACAAGGCCACGCACTCAGCACTAAGGCAGTTCAGGCAATGTGTGAGGGAGGGGGACAACACTAGATGCCTGTATGAGGCAGGGGCTCAGCTCTGCTGGCACTGTGCGGTTGTCCAAAAACTCTCAGTGATGAGCAATAGCCAAAAAGGCTACACTGAGCACCGAATAATATCAGGAAATGCCactgggctttttctttttaaacatgctaATAACCACTCttggcaatgtttttttttttaattaattaacatCCTTGTTTTTAAGtagtttccattttaaaagtttaacaCTGCCATGGTAAAACTTTCAGTTTTAAAACCAAGACAGAAACCACCACCATGGCGCTGTACAAACCCTTGTGCCCCTCGAGCACTGTGCACAGCGCTCATTACCCTCAAAGCGCACCCAGCCAGGCTGAAACGGCACACAGGGAGGTGGTGAGCCTGCACGGAGCAGGGAGCTTGGGAAAGGCCCCCGGAGGTGCAGACCCGAACGGCGTGGGAAGGGGAGCAGGCAGTCCCTGTTACCCACCCCTCAAGCCATGAGGTGCTCCGTGACCCAACCAGGTAGGAGTTTAATGCAAAGTTTTTAAGGCAGAGCACACTTAACACTGCGAAACTCTGCCCCAGGACATTGTGGAAGCCAGAAGTGTAAATGGGCTCAGAGGGCTCAAACAGGCTCAGGGAGGGTATGCCCCGCTCCACCAGTGCGGCTCGTACAGGTCATGCCGTGCTGTGTGGTGGCAGCACAGAGGCTCGCATGCCTCAAACACCCACCACCAGCTTTCTCAGACAAGGAACTGCTGCTACAGGACCTGCTGCATCCCCACATCCTTGCACTGCATGAGCAGCGACCCTAGGGCCAGGCTGATGGCGTTGCAGCTGGGCAAGAACTTGGGGGCATTGCTGGAGGAAGGCAGAAACGAGGActtgggcagagctggggctgccccccaACCTGGGGGAGCTATGGGGGTTATCACAGCCCCAGGGAGGTGCCTCACTCCTAGAGCAACCCACAGGAAGGCAGGAAATAGCAgcctctgcagccagcccagTGGAGGGACACCAGCCTTCCCCTGCATCCCAGGAGGCTCCCAGTGACAGATGGGGTCCCTGGCAGGCCAGTCATCTGCCTGACCCTGCATGCAGGAGGAATGACAGGGCATGGATGACCCCTTGTGAGGTATTTCTTCAGTGGAGAGGCCCACAGGCACCTTGGCTACTGCTGCCCCAACCTTGCAGCAGCCCAGCCAGGGAGAGGGACTGGAGAGCATCACGGTGGGAGTTCAGGACTAGCATGGAGGAGTCAAGAGATGAAAGGGAGAGTGGGGGGAAACTGTGGTGCCTGCAAGGAGGAAGATGGGGAAGATGAGAACAGAAAGACATGGGAAAGCAAGCTGGTATCAGTCCTCAGCTAGTTATTTAGGCTGGGATCAGAGCAGGAAGGGGTTGGTGAACAGGAAGAGGCAACCAGGCCCCACATTATGGCATGGAAGAGATGGGCCAATTCCCCAAGGCactcccagttcccccccccccccaaagctccAGCACAGGGGCTAGCCCCCAGTCTGGGCAGAGGTTCAGTCCTGGCCCACTGTTTGCCCCATCTCCAGCATCACACCAAGGGCAGCTCCTCAGGTGCTGCAGGACTCTGCTTTGGGGCATGGTGGGGTGCCAGCACCACAGGACTGACGGGGATCTGGCAGAAAAGAGCTTCGTAGCTGCCAGAAAGGAGACAGGACTGCTCATGCTGCCAGCTCCTGGCTCTGACAACCAGATTTTATTGTGAACAGTGAGGCTGGGATGTGGCTGTGAGCACGAGGGGCCCCTGGCACCCTCgatttcctccctttcccacccagAGGGCTTCCCAGGCCAGGTCCCCTCCCAGGCTTGCCCCATGCCAAGGCTCAGGcagatgcagccctgcagcctTGCCTGTCCCAGgtttccttcctccccagctgtgcAGCAACTCTGCTGCTGCTACCCTGGGTCAAATCATGCTCTACCCAGCCCGCTCCAGCAGCACATCTACCAGCTCCCTGCCCCCCAGGATCCCCTTGAGCACAGATGTGCACCTCTAGCTCCTCATCCTCGGCCCCAGGCCTGGTTAGGCGTCCTTCTGTCTCTGCTGCAAACAGCACAGATGAGGGCAAGGGAGAGTCCTTGGCTCCAGGGCCGTGCTCCTGCCAGAAGCAAGCAAGAGTCCTGTCAGCCCTTTCCTGCCGACTGCTCCCTTTGGCAGTCGTCGCTCCCCAGCCTCCAGGCTGTGCGGAGGGGCACAGCTCCGTTGGTCCAACGTGCGGGGCAGAAATGCAACTGGCTCAAACCCCGACGGCAGCAGCGGGGCCACGGGCACAGCGGAGGCTACCTGCGTGGTGTGCCGCATCTGCAAAGAGAGCGCAGCACAGGGTGAGCACTGTGGGGCCGGGGGTCTGCCCACAACACAGATGGGTCCATGCTCACCCCAGCTGCAAGCACACAGGCTTGGCCCCCCTGTGCCCTGCCTCTGTCACTGAGCCGCAGGTAGGGTCCACAAGCGGCCCCccttggggctggggctggggctcgggctcacagaggaaggagaaggcaaTAGGGCTGTGTTGGGCCCAGCATGCTGGGATGTAGGTGCTGGCTGAGCCCTGAGCAGCAAGTGTCAcacagcaggggaaaaaacacaACAGGAAAGCGCTGACTGCAGGCTCTATACCCCAGAAGTGTCCACAGCGACAGGAGTCCAGTATAGACTGCTGCATCAAGTGGTTCACAAGGGTCAGCTAGATACATGGCCGGAAAGGACAGAGTAACCCAAACAAGGGCTAGCCAAGGACTGCAGTAAAGACATGGCTGGCAGCAAGATGAGGCTGAAACTGGAAGTTAATGGATTAAAAAGTGGTCTGTGATGGCAATTTATCTACACACCATCAAATTATCCAGTCCACCCATCCCCAAAGATGGGCAGCTTTGAGCATCTGTTGAGCCTTCAGTAAAAAGGTCTATTCCCCAGCCCCCTGTTTTGCACCATTATTCACAGCATCAGTTAAAGACCTAAAAACTTAACCATTTATTCTGAACAAATTAACCCAAAAGACACTGCCCATATCTGCCCCTGCTAACTTACAGTTCACAGTCTTTACGTCTCTTCTTGTTTTGTCTTCTCTTACCTCGGCCCTTCGATCTCCTCCTGCAAAAGAAAAGGAGCACAAGAGACTGACGTGTGGGAAGCAAGCAGCAGCACCCCCACCTGTAGCATTGCCCCCAGTGCCACTTACCTCCCAGATTTCATCAGGTCCTGCCGTGGCCTGGGGAGGAAGGACAGAGTGAAAAGGTTATTCGGGCAGTGCTGTATATTGTGCTTCTGGGGGTGGTTTATTGAAACGCCTCGATGTGTAGCACAATCTAGATGGGTTACGACTCAAGCTTAAAATAGACCCAATATGACTTCTCCCCACATTATCAACTCCTCGCCCAGGAGCAAACTGCaatatgcagaaagaaaacagacagcAAAGGGGCAGGGGATGACCAACTTTGGCAACTCCCCTGTGGACCATGACATTTCACCCATCAGGACATGAAGCATAGATTGTTTTTAATTGCTCTCAGTGACTGTTTTCATAGAGCAGCTGGTATATGGAAATGCAGGGTCCCAAGtaacacagaatcgctgaggttggaagggacctctggagatcatctagtccaacccccctgctcaagcagggtcacctagagcacattgcacaggattgcgtccaggcgtgttttgaatacctccagagaaggagactccacaacctctcggggcaacctgttccagtgctctgtcaccctcacagtgaaaaagtttttcctcatgttcagatggaagtgtctgtgtttcagtttgtgcctgttgcctcgcgtcctgtcactgggcaccactgaaaagagtctggtcccatcctctcgacaccctcccttcagatacttgtacacattgataagatctcctctcagccttctacACAC
This is a stretch of genomic DNA from Apteryx mantelli isolate bAptMan1 chromosome 4, bAptMan1.hap1, whole genome shotgun sequence. It encodes these proteins:
- the LOC106482869 gene encoding snake venom vascular endothelial growth factor toxin-like; this encodes MSLSTFLMLLVALVLVQASCSQQEDEPCDDAGSREQDVPFLEVYRSSFCQPFLMTVDVYSEYPDEVSYIYKPACVAVQRCGGCCGDKGQFCAPVEMEMVTIELVKISPSIKESTMVKRDFLAHKQCECRPVSIS